One Nymphaea colorata isolate Beijing-Zhang1983 chromosome 12, ASM883128v2, whole genome shotgun sequence genomic window, TATAGATATAGTAGCTTCTGAGCATATATCTGAAATGTTGGTTGACCTTTCTTTtatggaagaagagaaacaggCTTCGTTCAGGGAAGTATTTCAGGGAAAGTGCTTGAAGGCTCTTATAATTGGCTGTGGTGTGGTTTTCTTCCAGCAGGTATCATTACATTGCATCATGATGGGTCCACAATCAGctgttcaaaaattttgcaaattccTTGTTGAAGACATGgcttattattaaaaaaaaatggaaattctTTGGTTGATAAATATGACATGTTCATATGGCAGGTCACAGGACAACCAAGTGTCTTATATTATGCAGCAACCATATTGCAGGTACATAGTTCTTTGAGAAGTCGGTTCTTTTTCTTTCAGGAGTAAGAAGTTTATGAGTTGTGAGCCAAGTTAGTCGAATATTATCATCTTATTTGCTTCATTCAACAGACTGCAGGGTTTACTGCTGCTTCTGAGTCTACTCGTGTCTCCATACTTCTTGGCTTCTTGAAGgtattttattcttatttcaagtTCTTCACTGAAAATTTGAGCTTAAGTTGAACCAATGCTCTGATTGGCAGCTTATCTATAATGTTGGTATGATCTTTTCTCAATTGCACCTTGTTGTATTTTATCTTTAGTCTGTGGTTTGCCTGAACATGCTTAAATGTATCCGGGTTACTGTCCTGATGGGTTTTAGTTCTAAATTTTCTAATTGGTGTAGTTGTCATgataaacttttaaattttcagATGCTCAAATCCTCGATTCTCACTTGTCTTGCAGTTGGAATGGCTGAAAAAGCATATTTGATTAGCATGTTATGAAATGGCCTATCAAAAGCTGGTGCTTATAGTACTAAATTTTCTCTTACTTTACTGTGGCATTTGGTAGGATCTCCTGGGACACTCTATATTCTATGTCATGGAATCTTAATTAGTAAAGCCATGCTTTATTGTTGCGTTTCCTGAAACTGCTGTATTGCCTTACATGCAAAGTTTCTATCTGCTGAGATTTTTGCTTGATCATGACATAGGCAAGCTTGAATACTCTTTCTAAGCATGCTTGAGAATAAAAGTTTTCAAGCCTAAGGTCAGATCAGGTTTGCTCTGTATGCCTCCATTTCAATAACTACACTACATCTTACCATGTTGACAtggttacaacttacaacaaacttttgaaaacGCTTATGGTGCACAGGTTCATATACTGATAAAATACCATGTGGAACTAATTATGTTCTCTTAATAATTGTTTGCTCGTAGTCATGATGATTTTGGTCTCTCAATTTCACTTTGTGTCctttaatgaaataaaattgCCAACATATCCTATTTGTGCACTTATTGAAAGCTTTATTTTTGTTGACCATGCATACATAAGTATCGGGTTCTGACTGTAAGTCACAAGTTTGGTTCTTCGATCAGAAAGTTCATTGTTTTGTTCTTTAGTATGAACATTTGAGCTTTTATCTCATGCAATTTTAATCAGACGCAGAACTATGTTTCCAGTATTTGCTTTTCAAATGTCATCATCtgacttttcttttctctaatgTATATCTCTTGTTAGTTAATTGCCACTGGAGTAGCGGTCCTTGTTGTTGACAAAGTGGGAAGAAGACCGTTATTGATCACAGGCGTCACTGGAATTGTAAGCCTTTTATTACTTGATATAGGGGTTTGATATTCAAGGATACTTGTGAACAACAAGTTTCACTGCTCGCTACTACTATAGTTAATAGCCTTGAACAATGTACAGCACATGATCTGAGGCATTCACTTCTAATAAGCCAGTCTTACTTTACAGCCTCGTCTTGCAATTgcattgtttaatttttctgaATTTGTGCTTCGATTTTCATTTATAGATCGTCTCATTGTTTATGCTGGCTGGATATTACCTCTTGTTGAAGGATATACCATTTGTAGCTGTAATCGCATTGCTGTTGTATGTCAGCTGTTATCAGGTACGATGAAACagatttatgttatttttacactgtttattcttttccttataATTGTTTTCGAGCGATAGGTTTCATGTAgaattttaggatttttttcccttttttattgcTTTACCATGTGAAATTACAGTGGTCCAGTAAGGCATTTCAGTGAGTAGGATACAAAGgcattttcttctgttcttttggTTTGTATTGCTTCGATCATTGCTATTGTTAATTGCAACCTTTTAATCTAATGCAACTGAGATTGTATACGTTGGTCGGACTAGGCACATCTTCTATTAACAATATAGTGCACGGTACACTCAATTTCAATAGCTCAGAAACTGCAGCATGTATCCTGGCTGCACAATTATTTTGATCGATATCTAAAATTTTTGTGTGGCATTTACTATCTTTGCCTATGGATCTAATATAGGTTACTTTGTTTCTTCATATTATAAAACGCTTTGGTGTAATATGATTTCTGTGTTGGTTACCGCTTCAATGCCCTTAATATTTCTGTTCTTCATTCCCTGCATTGATATAATACTTCTGGCTATCTTTGTCAGCTAGTGCTGAGAATATTTTGTGTTGCATTGGCAGCATACTATCATaacatacctttttttttttcttttgcttcattcAGTGCTCTTGTCAATCTTGTTGTGAATTTAGTGTGTTACTGTTACCTTCTTAACATGATATGACATGTTAAAGtctttcaaaagatttttttttttttcatcctcaATTGCACGTCAAGTTTTGTCAGTAGTTTTCTTTGTCTGTTGCaattaaacattattttaaataaatgttgcTGATGCATCTTTTTCTCATAGATTATATTGTTGAGCTGTAACCATCAATTTGATTTATCTTGAAATTTACCACATACCACATGGGTGGTCATGCAAGCTTTAGTATGAAGCTTGCACTATCAGGAATTAGCTTGTAAGCAAACCTTCTGTCCATTTGTCATTACATCGAAGTGTTTTTTTGCAGTTATCATTTGGCCCAATTGGCTGGCTCCTGATATCTGAAATATTCCCCTTGCGCCTTCGAGGTCGTGGTTTAAGCATTGCGGTGCTCGTAAATTTTGGTGCTAATGCTTTAGTAACCTttgctttttctcctttaaGGGTATGTTTCactttgttctctctctcaatgaATTACCatgttttttccatcttttctaCATGAATATGCAGTCATATGAGGATGTAGTGATATAAAAGGGCTTCAGGGGATATAGTAgttttaataatgaaaaaatagtcCCAAGCTAAAGACTTATTTCTGAGAACTAATTCTACGTTTTGCAATGACAAAAACAGTTGTACAAATGGGATATTAAAAAGTTATATCTTTAGTAACCTttgctttttctcctttaaGGGTATGTTTCactttgttctctctctcaatgaattatcatgttttttccatcttttctaCATGAATATGCACTGATATGAGGATGTAGTGATATAGAAGGGCTTCAGGGGATATAGTAATTTTAATCATGACAAAATAGTCCCAAGTTAAAGACATTTCTGAGAACTAATTCTATGTTTTGCAAAGACAAAAACAGTAGTACAAATGGGACATTAAAAAGTTACATTTTGAGGAGCACCATGTTGTGGTTTTCATGTTGACAAAACAATCCATTTTGAAAGCTACTGTTTCAACAAACCAGTGAATTGGGAGTGTTGAACCCCCTATTGCAGTGTCTTTGATGGAAAGTTGGAAATCATGTCGTGTCCACTGTGGACACCTGCGTCACAGATCACACACCAGTGTATGGTTACTAGGGACAGCCTGAAGAGTGaattcaagaagaaaatatcaACTGCATCAAACCCAAGTTATAAATCTCGTGCATTATGTGAGATCACATCAACATGGCATAGCATGCCATAACTTGCACAGTAGATATCTGTATGACATAAATGTGGGGCCTGAGctgtttatttttgtattattgAACTTCTCTATTTTTACAACTTACCCAGTAGTTATCTGTATGACATAATGTGAGGTCTCAGCTGTTCATTTTATGTTATAGAACATCTTTGTTTTTACattatcaacatatatatatgcatgtatataagGGACATATTTGGACCAGAACTAGATCGTGTTTTGCACTACTGCTGACTCAATGGTTGCCATCTAATGGTTGTTTGTGATTTGTATCCATGGAAAAAttaagaacttcaaaatttatCCAAATGAACCGGTTGAATATGCTCATTATTGTGCTGTCAGATGAGTTCTAAAATTTATGGTCTTGCTATGGAAATTATTCATTTGATGACCTTATAATGATCCGATGCTTAGCACTTTCCAGCCATCTGCATCGTCCCAAGGACCAAGTGGATTAAGATGGTCAGAATTTGCTTATAGCAACCAAAATTCTTTCAGGTAAACTGAGCTTCGAAATGTGGTACTTGCAGGAACTGCTAGGAGCTGGCATTCTTTTTGCAGGCTTTGGAGTGATAGCCATCTTATCTTTGATCTTCATAATCATCTACGTACCTGAAACTAAAGGACTTACCTTGGAGGAGATAGAAGCCAAAATCTTGTGAAGTCAAAGTTCATAGCTTCCGTGTATTCTGCTGGCcacattcatatatacatagcaacgtgtatgtgtgtttgttgGCATTCTTAAAGTTGTTACTGTAAATTGTTAGGTGGCTTCTCTGGTTGTTGTATAATTCTCTTTCCCTTTATTTGGAGAGTTTGTCATCATTAGTAGGCACACTAAtgaaatacaataaaaaatgagagCTACTATTTGCAATTAAAGGAACTGAGTGTCTTCTCAATGCTTTGGGAGTTCTTATCAGATTATGTTCACATAGTGTGATTTGTATAGCTGATTTTTAAGAGCCAACAATTTGATTGATATCCGTCATGTGCAGGATCTTGTAGCATTTTAGAACTTGTCTGAAGTGGATCTTTGTCGCATCTGCAGACTCAGAAGTTTGGCTTGAAAAGTGCATTTTTACGTGAAAAACCCACGATTTGGGTGGGGTCTcttaccaaaagaaaaagtttttttccttctggAGGATCGCCTTTCTGTtctatattgttttctttagtaTGTGTTTGCTTTGCTTATATATCTTTAGATAACCTGAATTTATCTGTAGTTTGCTCTTTAGTGTATGTTTCGAGCCTCTTTTTCTGCGGGAAGGATAATTGGTTTGCATGAGAAAAATGTTGCCTAACaaaatcttcttattttcttttaaatgattGGTTTCCTGTCATTTCCTTAAGCAAACGGGCATGATCAGGTTAGATCTTCGTGTGATATCAGGTCCACTATAATCGTGCAAGAAATGTAACACAACCAAGTTTTTTGGACATCTAGTCTTATTCACTCTTGGGATTCTTTTCTCTGACTTCTGAGAGAGATTTTCTGGAAGTTTTTGGGAACGTTTCATGCTTATACAGTGATTGTTGAGCAAGAGATTGTGAATGTCGTTCTTGACAAAAACTGGCTACTTTCACAGGAATCAGTGATGTGTTCTTTTGGAATTTTTCTTGTTCCTCGATCAAATGATGAGTGCAAAAGCTGCTTGTCCCAAGGTGAAAAATTTAACAACCTGAATCCAGGACCAAATTTAGCTAAATTCTTGTTGGGTCTATCATCTATGAGGGCCTAGTTACATTCTGGAGAACTTGATGAAAACACACTCAAATTTTGGTGCTATTACTAAGTTCATTCACTGTTGTCAGATTTCGTGACTAAAGTACACTTAAGTTTGAATTTTCTTTCACCTTACTAGTTTCTTTGTTTGTAATTTAGGCAATTGAGTATGACTTattcaaacatgattttttttattaatcctGCAAAAGTTGTGTGtgcttctaaaatttttatgttaTGCTTcagtaaagaaaaggaaaaattactggagtgtttaaaatataaaaaaggatcactagaaaatgaatggatcttcaataaaaaataaaatgaaaagcgATTTCTTGGCTACATAATTATGAGAGGCAACCAATAACAGTTAAAAAGATAACAAATTAGAAATTTATGTAAATGTGCTACTGAAACCTGGCTGAAGTGTTAAGATGGTCTCAGGATGAAGAAACGTGGCTGCCTTTCGTTTGTTAAACTGTAGGAGCCTTTTGCATCGCTGAAGCTTTGctctgggaaaaaaaaattgaaaaaataacaaagatggGCCTCGCAACTCGCTCATTTTtcataaacttatttttttatcaaacaaaagcaaaacttttgccttttctttcatCAGGTAAAAgtcttttttaacatttttttacttattttttagacctttttttaatatggggGGGAGGGGGGAATTATCCcttttgttaaagaaaaaaaaaaaacttttttttgtatgaCCAGGACATTGACAACCTGCCTTCTAAACCTCTAATTGTGGGATCTTGGCTTAAACCTAAATAGGGTAGGTACATCTATCAACTAAAGTACGACGATCTTGTTTATGTTTCAATGAAATCGCACCTATGGGAATCATTGTTTACTATCCATTAAAATCAAACTACCGACGTGTCTTCAATGAGATGGTCTCTTGGACCTGGTATGATCTGCCACTtggaacccaaaaaaaaaagaaaaagaaaaaaaaaaccttgtttgCATTTATACCAAAgaagttttgtttgtttttccgCTATCAAACTAACgtgataaaatttttttaacggaaaaaaatgtttttcagaAGTGATTATGCTATGTACCTTGAATAAAACAACTCAACTCAAAAACGAAGCCCCTTGTCTTCCTTGAGCCattgtttgaaaaaaatcagtTCACATGTTTTAAATAAAGATTCGAGATGTTGTAAAAATCTGTGCCGTAGCGGTTTCCTCCGTGACATATAGAGCAATCAGCTCGTATCACCTTATTTTTTCgatttcataaatttaaaataatgaaaCTTTAAATTCGCTTAAAAATGCAaatattaacaaataaaaaaccttTTATTGGACGATACGCTCCCGATACTTGGAGTAACGATAGACATGAAGGGGGCCGTCGGCTAGTGGGTCCCACAGCACCCGGAACCGATCCCGTGAGATCCCCAAAACCCTGATTCCGGATTTCTTTCTCGCCTTCGCCGAATGCTCTCTTCGAAGCCCTGTGAGGGAGAAGATGGGGAAGTACAAGGCTCCTCTGCCGAACAGAACTCAGGAGAAGCGAGCGCAAGTCAAGGAGTTCAAACGCAAGGTCTATGGCGACCCCAACACCGGCAAACTCAAGATCAAGGACGCTCCCCTCTCCATTTCAGGAAAGCGCAAGCGCAAGCTCTTCAGGCGGATGTGGAAAGTGAGTTTTTGTATCTCTGTTTTTCATGAGTGTTGGGTTTTTCTCGTCCTGGTAGATGGAAGAGATTGGTACCCACTAAGTGTTTCTCTGTTTTTTCCCTTGGTTACTCATCGCTGGGATTTTCTTTAGGAGCATAAGGATGCGCTAGTACAGGGTTTGGAGACGATGGATGACATGGAGATGGCGCCTGTCAATGCGGAAGGTACGGTCTTTGACTTAATCTTTTGATTGGTTGCCTTCAGCTCGTGATATTTTTGACTGGATGTGACGGAATGGGTGATGACGGTTTCATGATGTTGACTGTTCCCGTCGGTCGGTTCGATATTCCTTCTTAATTATTTTtggtttccttctttcttttggtttgtgAAGTTTGCACGCTAGCAGTGAGGATCGGCTAGTTTTCATTTCGTCGTCGATGCGGATTGCATTCCTTTCTTGGTTGTGTGAGAATGAGTTCACGTTAGTTTGGCTTTTGGGAGAAGTAAGTTTCGCCAGGATCGGTTGGTTGTCGTGTCTGGGAATGTTTCCTTCGAATGAGTTTCTCTTGACGCTATTTATTTGGCCATTTGTCAATGCTGGATGTGCATTTGCGTTTTCATTGTGTGGATGTTAACCGAAGGCTTCAGTTAGCTTTTCTgatgttttcttgattttaattttccaatGGTTTCTTGTGTTTTATTTTGGTGACGCGTTAGTTTTTTTCTGGAATTGCTCCTGCCTGATATAACTGCTGAAAAGTAAGCCTCAATGATACTCCTCGACCAATGACCAGCATCAGGAACCTGAACTTAGTGTGAGAGTGGGCCTCTCGGAATTCTGGAAAAGTTGCATGCACAGCCCTGGCCCTGTCTCCTTGTCATTCTTGTTTACTTGCAATATGAGTGTCATCATGCCAATTAGAAATCTGTTAGTGCGTGTTACACAAGGGATGGATCAATTTGAGAACTGGTTCttcaaaaaaatgggaaaaaaggaTATCATTCTAGTCCGCCTGCTCTTCTCATGTTATGGAAGTGTTGGTACATTGTGGAAATTTGATTTGACCAACTAGGAATTAAAGGGAGGGTCACGTCACGTGAAACTAGGAGCTGAACTTCTTCAGTGAAGCATGTACTGTATGGACAATCTCTGAATGCACATCTTGTTCGATAAGCTCACATCGCTTACAAGGAAACACTTACTAGTTACTAACTCTCTCACATTCGTTTGAAGTGGGTAAGCCAGGGCACCTCCATGCTTGCTGCACAAATTTCAAACACTGACATCACTGGAGTGATGATCATGAATGAGTATGTACTgatatttttagctttttaagcATGCATCCCAATCAGGATTTCAACTAGAATAGTAGATTTAGAGTATGAATAAGCAACATCACACTACAAGAACAGACTCCACCGATCTACTGTAGCCATCTATCTGATAAGATACAGGAATTTCAACCATGATTTTAGATTGTTCCTAATTTACTATCATAGCTAGAAACAGCCATTTCATTTTTGCCAACCTCTCCAACAACTTTTTTTCGTGCTAGGTAGATTCAAGTTGGTTGACTCCTAATAACAAAATTATGTAATTGTTCTCATTAAATTGTAATTTTCAGAGTGCATTCGaagcttttaagtttttatgtGGTAGTTTTTGTTAAGCACGAAAAAACAGGTCTCTTGGAGTTAGACATATCAAGTTCGCGCAAACATTGCAAGCTTGGAACATGCAAATCAATTAATACTTTTAGTGAAGTAACTTCCAACAAGACATGATGAATGATGCCAACTATGAACTAAAAGTTTAGGTGCAAATTAAGCAAGCAAAAGaatgaattttatttcttaagaaaaatgttttgaCCCACCAAGACTTCTTGGTAAATTGTAAGAAGTGAATTTTTCATCTATTTAGAAGCATTCTCCAAGAATGGATGGAACAAATGGGTTCAGCATCAACATATTGACGATttgttcaaaatgtcaatctaTCTCACCAATAGAAAGCCAGGTATTACCAATGCTGTAAACCTCGGattgtatatttaaaaatatgataCAAAATTACAAAGTTAGTTCTGTTACAACAAAAGTATCTTGAAGTGTTTCTATGGCATGGAGAAATTCAGATAGATATGACGCTGAAAATTTGTTTAAATTCAGTTGAATGTACTGATAATGATTGGGAGGCATCAGTGATTCAATTGTTACATAAATGACTTCATAATGATAAATGGaacaaaataaaattgtgtCATCATCTGCTCAGGATTATGTTGTGGTTAGGATAATGATTAAGATATTCTGCTAAGGACGCTCACCTGATCGGCTATAAGAAGAAACAATGTTCAATTCTCATTAATTATTGACAAGTATCTGCCATGTGTTGACAAGGAATTACTCTTTCATGGTTGGACAAAATAAATTGAGATTTTGGTCTTTATGCCAAGGAGCTAGTTAAGAAGTTCATTCTTGAGATGGCAGCTCATGGCCAAAGCTATTGCCTGTTACTCAATTCGAATGCTTTGTTCTATTTTAAGATTAGAAATTAAGGAGGGATGCTAAAACTAACTTTTCATTAGATCTAAATTTTTGATCCAGTATTTAAAGGATTGTTCGATGGGTGAACTTCTTGAAGTAAGCAATTTCACCTTTGGGCGTACATAATCTTTTCTGCTTAATGCCACATTTTGGTTCTCTTGTCGGTCAGATCATTTCCCTTGTCCATATTTTGTATGTGATGGATACGAGCTTTCTAATAGGAGCAAAATGTGACTCTTCTCACTTGAAGATAAGAAATACATATTAGAGTGCAAAAAAGTAGCACATAGCGCTGGTCACTGGGTGATATTTTACAAGAACTTTGTTCTTGAAACAAGTTTATGGATTCTTTATCCTTTGATTGAAAACCAATTGAAATTTCATCATTTAAATTCAAGATGTGAACAGACTTCAATGTTCGAGTTTCGTTGGATTTTCTGGTGGCTTTTTAGTAGTTTGATATACATGATAAGGTTCACttgcatttccttttttatatttacagCTGCATTTATGGCACTGTTTGTTATCTTAATTTCTGTTTGCTTCAACTTTCCAATTTCATTCTTTAGCTTTCTGCAGGTTGTTTGATACGGAATCTTCCAATACTTGTTCCATCTTTTCCCATTCATGCTTAGACAGTGTTTCagatttatgaatttgtttgaaGATGTTGTACAGTAGGCTTCAAATAAGATGCTTGGGATGCTGAGGTTTTTGAGGCCATGTCCATCACGGATGTGTGGGATGCTATATATTTTGGCAAGCATTTGACCTTGGTGGACTTGTACTGCAGGAACTTCTAAAGATAGCAGCAAATCTTCAACGAAGTTTTTTGTGAAGAAGAATGTGAAACTTAAgcttaagaagaagaaaggaaaaggcaaataatccctacttttttttttcaccttcatTGCAGTGTTTGGACGAGCATGTGaacattttcttcttaattgaatgtgcagGTAAGGTCCTAATGGAGGATTCTGAGCCAAATGTTGATGCCATGGAAGAATGACCTGTGGACTACGTTTGGTGCTTTAACAACCTTGGAAGAGAGTATCATCGGTAGGTTAGTTTCGTTCATTGTACATGTAACTAACTGAGAGATTGCACCAGCTTCATTTCTTCTCtgtaaatgaaagaaactgtttttattttatgttctttATTATGACCAGAAACAGATGACATGGTACTTTGGGTAAATATTGATCAACTCTTCTTTTACCTTAAATGGCTGATCCCTGTTTTGTCCTTCTCTTATTTATACTTtgtacctttttttgttttctttattcaataaGGTTAGGCTTATGTTTCTGAAAGGTCATCAACATGGGCAAGGTTTAGgtcatgaaaatttaaaaagcttTAGATGGAACATTGGAAAATAGTGTCAATCAAATGTTACTACGTAAATGGACTGCAAAGAAGTTCTAGGGCTAATATTTTCTTGGCTGTTATATATCCGCTAGCATTTTCTTATTGCCTTGCGGTATCGCCCGATAGCTTCATTTGGTGATTGTAATTCAAATTGTATCAGGGCGGAAGAGACTGAAACCTGAACAACACCATCTAATGTATACGTTCTAAGGTCATGCTCTGCGTCACATGTAGTTTCAAAGACGCCAAATATCAGGACAATTTGTTTCATGCTGAAGAATTAAAGCACTAGGACGGTTGCCTTAAAACTAAGCTTCTCGACTACTCTTAGTTTGCTATCTTGATCTGGTGACTTCCCATGGCCACGTGGGGAGCGTGCACAGTTCTGCATGATGTTGAAGCTGCTTATTAGTGACGGTTTTAACTTGTGCAAGGGCAGCCATTTGTCTATATCTGATACTTCTAGAcagacaagaaagaagaagcgAATTTCGCTGGGCAATGaattagttatatatattgAACCGGAAATAAATTCCCCACAAGCTAGTGCATGTTGCTTGATAAATGTTACAGACGACTCAAAGTTTCCCAACTTTTTGCATCTCTACTGCATTTTGGATAGGAACGTCAGTGGCTTTGATTGCTGTTATGTGTCTAGTGTGACCTgaatctagatttggatctcaatGGTGAAAACATGCAACGCCAAATTCGGATGCATACATGGCAGGGATTGGGCCCGTACCAGATCCAATTGTAAAAACCTGGACTGTATGTGCGTCCAAATTATTAATTGAATTTGGCAATATGGATCACTTTTCTTAAGTTTGAATTGGATATCAGGGATAACTAGAAAATCATCAATGCTGATTGTCCCCTTACTAAAAGCTGCTACCCAAACTGCGAAAACCCAAACCTTTGGATAGGTTTAGTTTAATGGCCTTTAGCATCCTGCGACGCCAAGATGGTGGCCCCAAAATCATGAGTACAATGTCTCTACTTACATGCCTagacaaaaataacaaaaacaaggcaATGTATATTTAAAGGCCTGACAAGTACTCCCTTCTCTAGGGTAGCTTCATTTACAGACTTGAGCAAACAAGTAGTCTTTTGAAAACCATCAACATTGAAGCAGAGTGCTTGAATCATCAGAACAGCACTGCCAAAAGGTCAGCGGTCTGCTTTCGACCCCAAGTCAGCCAAATATCAATATCGGTTCTATGCTTTAGAGCTCATTTAGTTGTTAAGCTCATGTCCTTAAAATCATGTCATACTAGCAAGCATATATTACTGGCTGGGTATAAAATATTTGCATGCACAAGATCAGTTCTTAATTTCCATAAATTCCATATGACAATAGGGAAGATCATTGTCCAAGCTTTAAGCAACCATTTAGATCTTCTGCATTACTTTCTCCAAACGCTTTCCACAGTTCCTTGCAACAATAATTTAACTTCAAATTTCTTTGCAATTAGATTCTATACCTGTTTAGCAATATCACACGTTAGGAAATATCAGCATCCCATCTACACATGATGCACATATTAGGTAGATGAAAACCAAACCCCTGCAATCCATCCCAAGTAAGTAACTTGTTAGCAACAGCAAGATAGAGGCG contains:
- the LOC116266465 gene encoding uncharacterized protein LOC116266465 encodes the protein MGKYKAPLPNRTQEKRAQVKEFKRKVYGDPNTGKLKIKDAPLSISGKRKRKLFRRMWKEHKDALVQGLETMDDMEMAPVNAEGTSKDSSKSSTKFFVKKNVKLKLKKKKGKGKVLMEDSEPNVDAMEE